The stretch of DNA CCACGGCCGCGGCGCGCGCCGCCAACGACCGGGTACGGGAGGCGGAGGCCGCCGAGGTGATAGCGCGAGCCGCCGCGGTCAGGGCCGCGCACAGCCACGACGACCCCGACGACCAGGACATGCCATCGGAGTTCCCCGAACGCTGGTCGAGGTTCCTGCCCCCCGAGGACGTCACCTCCCGGCTGCGGACCCAGCCGAAGTACCGGCCCAAGCACGCGAAACGGGCCGGGGGGCGGAGTCAGCCGCCGAAGCCGTCGGCCGGACCGTCAGCGCCGTCCCCGGGTACCTCGGGGCCCTCGGAGGACGGCGCTCATCCGGCCCCGCCCGTCGGGCCCGTCGGTCCAGAAGGGCTGCCGGGTACGGCCGCCCCGCTCCCGCCGGACGCGCCGGGGCCCTCGGACGGCGGCGGCAGGCCGCGCGGGGACAGGCCGCACGGCGGATAGGCCGCACGGCGGACAGGGCCGCTGGTCGTACGGCGTACGACGCAGGGCACGCCTGGGGGTGGGCCGGCCGCCCCGGATCTCACCGGCCCCACGTGTGCTCGTATCGGCCACGCGGTGATGCCAGCATCGAACCATGGACGCGAAGACCCCTGGCCGACTCACCCGAAGGGACCAGCGCGCCGGGGGCGCCACCTACAGCGAGCGCCCGGCGCTGCTCCCCGGCGCGGTCCTGTGGACCCGCGGGACGGCCGCCACTGTCCCCGAAGGAACCGGAAACGGAACCGGAACCCGCACCGGAACCGGCTACCCCGTACTGCCGGACGGTTGCATGGACCTGCTGTGGAGCGACACGGGCGGCCTCTGTGTCGCGGGCCCGGACACGGTGGCCCACCAGGGAGGGGAGGGCGATGGCGTCCGCTGGGCGGGAGTCCGGTTCTTCCCGGGCACGGCCCCCGCGATCCTCGGGGTACCGGCCAACGAGATCCGCGACCGCCGGGTGCCACTCGCCGACCTGTGGCCCGCCGCGCGGGTCCGCCGTCTCACCGGACGGATGGAGGCGGCGCACGACATGGGGGCGGCCCTGGAGGCGCTGGCCATGGACAGCGCGGACGGCGCCCCACCGCCGGACCCGCTGGCGCTCGCGGTGGTCGCCGCACTCGGTACGGGTCACAGCGTCGCGGCGACGGCACGCGAGACGGGCGTGGGTCTCCGCCTCCTGCACCGCCGCTCGGTGGCGGCCTTCGGCTACGGCCCGAAGACGCTCGGCCGTATCCTCCGCCTCCAACGGGCCCTCGCACTGGTCATCAAGGGAACGCCCTACGCTTCGGCGGCGCACGAGGCGGGCTACGCGGACCAGGCGCACCTCGCGCGCGACGTACGGGACTTGACGGGCATGCCGCTGGGAGAGTTGCTCAGGCGGCGGGCGGAGCCGGAGCCGGAGCCGGGCCAGGGGCCGACCGCCCCCGTGCGCGGCACGAGGTGATGCTGGTCGTCCCCCTTGCTCCTATTCGGTGAAGGCGACGGACGCGGCAAGCTCCTCCTGTGATTCGAGCGCGGTGATGCGTTCGGTGAGGGCCGTGTGGATGGCGCTGTAGGTGTCGGAGCCGAGTGCCAGGCGCAGCGGCGGGTTCGGCCGGCGGGTGGTGTCGTAGATGACGGCGGCGAGTCTGGCCGGGTCGCCGGTGAAAGTGCTCGCGTCGGCGGTCGCCAGGTGGCGCCGGATACGGCCCACGGCGGTGTCGCGGTATACGGCCGTTTCTGCGGTGTACCGAAGGGCTGAGGCGAAGCCGGTGCGGGTGCCGCCGGGCTCGACCAGCGTGAGGTGGATGTCGAAGTCGGAGACTTCGCGGCTGACGCTCTCCGTGAAGCCCTCAAGACCCCACTTGCCCGCGTGGTAGGAGCTGTGCGTGGGGATACCGACCTGGCCGCCCATGCTGGAGATCTGAATGATCCGCCCTCCGCCCTGCTCCCGCATCGGCTGAAGGAAGGCACGGGTGATCAGCATCGGAGCGAGCAGAAGCACCTCGACCTGGTCGCGGATCTGCTGGACGGTCATTTCCTCGCGGCGCCCACGACCGCGTAACCGGCGTTGTTGACCACGATGTCGACGGGCCGGAGGCGAGCGTCTTGGCGACCACCCGCTCGACATCGGCGGGAAGCGTGAGGTCGAGTGTCTCTACGGTCAGCCGGTCGTCGCCGTACGTCCGGCGCAGGTCCCGCAGAGCCGCTGGGCGGCGGACGGTCGCAGTGACGCGGTCGCCGTTACGGAGGGCGTGCTCAGTGAGATGACGGCCCAGGCCGCCGGAGGCACCGGTGACGAACCAGTGGCGTACGGCCTTGTCCGAGAGAGCGGGCATGGGGGCTCCAGGAGTAGAGTCTTACCGGAATGTGTTCCACTTAGAGGCTAAGCGGAACACATTCCGGAAAGCAACTGGCACCCGGCGCGAGCGCGAACGCGTACACCAGCACCCGAGCCGGCCAGGAGCGCGAGCACTACCGCACAACCGCACAACCGCACAACCGCACTGCCGAAGGAACCCGCATGTCCGCCACACCCCGCCGCACCAGGAGTGACGCGCTCCAGAACCGGGAGCGCCTGCTGGAGGTCGCCGCGCAGGTCTTCGCCGACCAGGGGCTGGACACCGCGCCCGCTGTCATCGCCAAGCGGGCGGGCGTCGGCGTCGGCACGCTCTACCGGCACTTTCCGACCCGCGAAGTCCTCGTGGACGCTGCCTACCGACGCCAACTCACCGACGTGTGCGAGAAGGTGGGCGACCTCGTGGACCGGTACCCGGCTGCCGAGGCGACCCGGATGTGGATGGAACACTTCATCCGCTACGCCACGGCGAAGAGTGGTATGTCGGAGGCGCTCAACGCGGTCATCGCCTCAGGGGTCGACCCGTACTCCGACAGCCGCACACTCCTCACCGACGCCGTCGCCACTCTCCTCGCGGCCGGAGCGGAGGACGGCACCCTGCGAACCGGCCTCGCCCCCGACAATGTCCTGCTCCTCATGGGCGGCATCGCCTATTCCGTACAACACGGAACCACGGAGCAAGCCGGCCCGATCGTCGACCTGTTCATGGACGCACTGACCAAGGACTCGCCGGCCGCGAGCTGAGCCCAGGCAGCGGGGGTGGCGCCGCGTGACGGGGGTTCGGGTTCCGCGTGGGTGCCCCGGGCTCGGCCGAGCCCCGCCATGTGGAACACGGCGGGGCTCGGCCGAACGGATCCGCGTGATGCTCAGACGGCGCCGAGCTCTCCGTCCTTGAGGCTCGACACGAAGGATGCGAACGAGTGGGCGGGGCCTGCTTGCGTTTGCGGCCTTCAGCCTCGGGACTTGGCGAACGTCACCAGAGCGGCGAAGGCTTCGCCCGTAAGGGTCAGGTACGAGCCGTTGGGGTCCTTGCTGTCACGGACCATGAACTCGCCCGTCATCGCCGCATGTTCAGGCGCCCACTCAACGCACGTGCCGCCGTTGTCGCTGTAGGAGGACTTGACCCAACGGAGGGAGGGAAACTCTATCTTCACTGTGTGGCCTTTCGTGCTTGCGTGATCATGTCCACGGATGCCGTCTGCGACGCTGCCACGGCTTGTAGCTGATGGTAAGCCGTCAGTAGATCGACCACAGATGTGATCTCACGGTCCAAATGCCCCTGAGTTTGAGACTCGACGTAAGAGAGTACGGAGCGATCGGGGAGCGTCAGAAGATTGACCGGCCGGTTGAACGTTCGGCGTTCGCCTATATCGAAAGGTGCGATCTGAAGCATCGTGTTGGGAAGTTCTGCGAACTCCACCAGTCGATCAAGCTGGTTGCCCATGACCTTGGCGCCGCCCACAGTCCGGCGGATGCAGCTTTCATCCATCACCACGATGACCATGGGTGGACGCGGTCGTACCAGCGCCGCTTGCCGCTCTGTAAGGAATGCGACACGTTCGTCAGCTTGCTCTGGTGTGATTGTCCCCCGTTGTGCGGCACTGTCTGCCAACACCCGCGCATAGCCGGGTGTCTGCAACAACCCCGGGACGATTCCCACTTCGAACACCCGGACCTCCACGGCTCGCCCCTCGTTCCCGACGTACTGCGGGAACCCCTCCAGAAGCGATCCATGCCGGATTTCGCGCCACTCGCGCTCGAACGAATCGGCGGCGTCGGTCGTCCCGAAGACGATGTCGATCTTGCGCGAGAACGGGAGGGTCGGCGGTTTACGTCCAGTTTCAACGGCCGAAATGTGCTGACTGGAATAGCCCAGGCGTTCGCCCAGTTCCTCCTGGCTCCAGCCGTGCTTCTCCCGCAACCTGCGCACGTGGGCGCCGTAGGCCGCCACGGGACTGCTTTCAGGGTCCAGCTCCTTGCGATTGACCATGCCTCCCCCGGATCCTTCCTTCGTTTCTGATTACTTGAAGGGTCACTGTCTGTAGGCCACGCTAAGCCGTCTGAGTAGCGGAATCGCTACGGAGAGGAGCGGTCGTGCCCGAACAGAGTCCCACAGACAGGCAAGAAACCGCCCAAGTCCCCGAGATCGGCACCCTCATGGTGGACACCAGCCGTGACAACCGAGTCGGGGGGTTCCGGGGCGTCGCGGGACCGTACTGGTCGCTGCGGCCGGTCTGTGGCGGGTACGAGTGGGAGGTGAAGCCCGAGCACGCCCGTCCGGCGGACCCCATGGAGCGCCTGCGGGCCGAGAACGCACGGTGCAACGCCCGGAGTCGGGGTGACGTGCTGTGAGGAGCCCGGGTCTTCTGCCTGTCCGACTCGTCCTCGCCGTAGGGGCCATGGAAGTTCGCTTGCGGAGGCGTTTCCCACGACTCATGTGGATGCTCGTTCCGCGCCCGCGTCCGCCCGTGCGGGACAAGCCGTTCGCCGAATTGCAGCGCCTGGAGTCCGACCCCGCGTACCGAGGCGCGTTCTTCGGCGAGTCGGATGCGGGCGATCGGCCACAAGGGCAGGATCGGGGCCTGGGTGCCGGGTGTCCGGCTCAGGCCGGGTCTTCCAGGGCTTTGATGAGGAGATGGGACAGGCGGCGGAACTCCTCGGTGTTGGCCCTGTCGAACTTCTCCAGCGCCGGGGCCAGCCGGGCCTCGATCTGGAGGAAGGTCTCCTCCATCACCTTGTGTCCCTTGGCTGTGAGGTGGTTGTCCACCACCCGGCCCCGGGCCGGGGACCGCTCCACCAGGCCCTCTTCCTGAAGGGTCCGGACGAGACGGCTGACGGCCTGCGGCGTGTGGACCGCGGCGCGCGCGAGCTCCGAGGCGGAGGCGCCGGGTGTCCGCTTCAGCTCCCGCAGCACCGTCCACTGGCCGAGGGTGAGTCCCAGAGGGTGGATGACCTGCTCGATCCGGTCGGCGAAGTGTTGCCGGATGATCCTGGACAGTGCGCCGATTTCGATCCCCTGAGGTAGCGGGTCGCCCGAGTTCTTCATGTTTGACACTGTACTCGTCGCGTTCTATATTGAACCGAAGTTCAATGTGGAACCCTGATTCTATAACGGTCGGCTGTTCGTTCGAGCGATCGAGGTGTCCGTTGCACGCCGGGGCACAGGCCCTGGGCCGGCCGATCTGTGGAGTCGACTCGGCTTCCGCCCCTCCCCACGTCCGTATCCGGAGACAGACCATGCCCGTGCCCGCAGCCGCCCGTGCCACATCGGAGTCAAACGCGCGACAGAAAGCCCTGCCCGGCTGGCTGGTCGCACTCCTGGCCACTTCCTGCGGGCTGACCGTGGCCAACCTCTACTACGCCCAGCCGCTCCTGGAGATGCTGCGCAGGACCTTCCAGCTCCAGGACTCGACGGCCGGCCTGCTGATCACCCTGACCCAGCTCGGCTACGCCGCCGGCATGGTGTTTCTGGTCCCCCTCGGCGACCGCGTCGAGAACTCCCGTCTGGTCTCCGTCCTGCTCACCGTCACGGCCCTGGCCATGGCCGTCGGCGGCCTCGCCCCCACCTTCACCGTCCTGCTCATCGCCGCGCTCGTCGCGGGCGCCACCTCCGTCGTCGCGCAGGTCCTCGTCCCCTACGCCGCCGACCTCGCCCCCGATCACCTGCGCGGCGCCGTGGTGGGCAAGGTCATGAGCGGACTGCTCGCCGGGATCCTGCTCTCCCGCACCGTCGGCAGCCTGCTCGCGGACGTCGCGGGCTGGCGCACCGTCTACCTGGTCTCCGCCGCCCTGATGGCGATCCTGGCCCTTGTCCTGCGCCGCGCACTGCCCCGCCGTGCCCCCACCAGCACCGATTCCTACACCGCGCTGCTGCGTTCCACGGCCCGCCTGATCCGTGTGCACCCGCGGCTGCGCCGCCGGTCCGTCTACCACGCCTGCATGTTCGCCGCCTTCAGCGCGTTCTGGACGACCATCTCCTACGTCCTGACCGCGGCGCCGTACGACTACTCCCAGCTCCAGGTCGGCCTGTTCGCTTTCGTCGGCGCCGCCGGCGCGCTCGTCGCCCCTCTCGCGGGCCGCCTCGCCGACCGAGGGCTCGCCCACCGGCTCACCCCCGTGACCTGTCTGGTCGCCTCCGCCACCCTCGTCTGGGCCGGTCTGGCCGCCCACCAGATCCTCGTCCTCGCCGCCGCCGCGGTCCTCCTGGACTGCGCCGTGCAGTGCTCCCTGATCTTCGGACAGCACACCATCTACCAGCTCGACGCGGACGCCCGCGCCCGGATCACCAGCGTCTACATCGCCACCTTCTTCATCGGCGGCGCCATCGGCTCCCAACTCGGCACCTTTGTCCACCACTGGGCAGACTGGCGCGCGGTCACCCTCACCGCGGCGGCCTTCCCCCTCATCGCCGCGCTCGCCTGGACCACCGACCGCTCCCACACCAGCGGGAAGCACCGGGCAGCGGATACCACGTGAAGCCTGCTCCGCCGGGCAGCAGGCACCACGTGAAGCCCGCTCCGCCTGCCCTCGACATCTTCGAGGCCGGCTGCGTAGCCACCGTTCCCTCTCGGTCGACACCGAGGCTCCCGCCCGCGCCCAGCACCGTGCGCCGCAGGGTTACGGGAGGTGATCGAGCCGCTGTCCGCGCGGCCCTCCGCGGCGGGACCGGGCGCTGAAGAAGATCGGCCGGGGTGGCGGGATGGTGGTCCTGCTGGACGGCACCCTCGTGCGCACCCGTCGCCGCACCGGGCGGACAACCGGAACAACTACAGCGGCAGCACTGGGCCCACGGCCCGCTCTTCCTGGCGCTCACCGACATCAGGCGCAATCCAATCCGACCTCGATCAGTGCGGCCGGGCCCGGCCGGGCCGGTGGGATCACCCGATCTGCCAGCTCTTGAGCTTCGCGCACCCGTGCTCGACGGCACGCGTTCGCCGCCGACGCGCCCGTCCGTCTCCTCCTCGGGGGTGGTGAGGCGGTGGCCGCAGCGCACCACCCGGGTCGTCAACAACCCGTTCGGACTCGACAGCCGCTCATCAACATCGCATCAACGGCGCCTGCCCGGCCCGGCCGTTCGGCTTACATGAGTTCTCTCCCCGACGGCAACCACAGAGGACGGCGATGTATACCCCGAAGTGTTCGCGCTTCCGGCGGAAGGTTCACCGGCAGCGGCAGCGGCAGTGGGGCGGCGCGGTGCGGACCACGGTGTTCGGTGGCGCCGCCGCCGCTGGTCCGGCCCTCCTCCGCCGGACGGAAGCTCGATGAGCGCGGTCGACGACCTTCCCAACGCCGTGCCGGACAACTGGCTGGGCGCGATCCGCCCAGGCGGCGGCGGTGCGCGCGGTGGGAACACCCCGACTCGCCGGACTCCGGGGACGTCCGCGACGAGGGGACAGGGTGCCGAGCCCGCGATCCCCAGCGCCTCGACGAACGCGGAACCGACCGCCGGCCGCCGGGCCGCGTTGTCTCCGGCCTCCAGTTCGGAGCCGGCCGCGCTCCCCGACGCCACCGCGGGAGACGCGGCGCGCGCCGGAACGACGGAGCCGCCCGCGGGCTCGGCGACAGCGTTCATCCCGCTGGAACGGGAACTGCGCGCGGTGCTGCCGCCGCACGACGGGACGGCGCGGGACTGCGTAATCCGGCTCGACGCGCTGCGTCGGTACTTCCACGGCAGTGCGCTCGCGACCCGCGACGACATCGTTGTCGGATCGCCCCGGCCCGAACTCGAACTCGCCATGGCCGTCGGCGGCGTGTGGCGCCCGGTGCGCGGCCCGATCTCCGATGTCGTCCGGCAAGTGCGCCGGCTCGGCCCTGGCGCGATGGCGTTCGTGCTGACCAAGCCCCCCGGCGGCGAGCCCCACGGGATCGCGCTGCGCAACCACGGCGGGATCCCGCTGTGGTTGGAGACCCAAGCCCCTCCGGGATCCCGGGTGCGGACCGTACCGCCACCCTTGGTCGACGCCAGGGTGCTCCTGGTCGCCCCGACCGGCCGGGCGGTAGCGCCGGACGCGGGACGGTTCGGCTCCGTGGACGGCCTTCTGCACCCCCACACCGGCTCCGGCTACGGGTGGCATTTCACGCGTGCGCCGGGTAACGGTGGCCGCGCGGGTTCCTCGGTGTCCGCGCCGTCCGCGCCGCTCGGCTCGATCTTCTCCTCCCCGGGGCAGGCCCTCCGCGCCAAGGGGCAGGACGGACAGCCGATCACCGTGGTACTGCGCGACATCGTCTGCCGGGCCATGCCCGGAACCGGGCACGGCGTCGCGTTCACCCGAGACGACAGCTTCCAGCTCACCGGCCGCCACCACATCGCGATCAAGACGCTGCCGGGCGAGACCGCGCACGACGCCGGCGGACGCACCCGCCGCCCCGCACCGCGACTCCGGCTGGACGGGGACTTCCACGTGCACGCCGAGGGCGAGCGTGGCGGGTTTGTGGTGCCACTGCGCGACGGCACCCGGGCTGTCCTCGAACCGCGCGAGTTCGCGACGGTGCTCTCCCGCATCGAACGGCTGCGGACACTGGCGCACACGAAACCTGACCTCAACGTCGTGCTGCTCTCCTCCGGCGACCACGACGCGAAGGGCGCCGCGCGCGAACTGTTCAGGGCGGGGATCAACGTGACCGTGCTCAGCAACGACGGCACGGTCTCCCAACTCCCCGATGGGAGCTTCGGCGTTGCCGGAAACCGGGGGTGGAGCACCTACCAGCCCGGCCCCCGGCTCTGGGACTGGTGGAAGCCGCGACACCGCCGGCTCGGCGTCCACTCCGACGGCAACATCAACAACATCACCTTCTTCGAGACGCATCTGCCGACGGCCACGTACATCCCCGACGCCGATCCCGGCGCCGAGGTGCCGCTGCAAGGCAGGGACAAACGCGGCGACGTGACCGACTTCTTCCCGCACGAGGTGGTACGCGCCGGCCTGACGAGCACCAGCACCGGGCGCGAACGCACCAACGGCCTCGACCTCACCGCAGACCATGAGGAACTGCTCCCGGACATGGCGGGCGACCTTGACCGGATGACCCACGTCATCCGGACCTTCCCCGGTGAGAAACCCGGCGCCCTCCGCCGCGTCGAATGGGACGGGCTACGCGCTCACGACCCGCACCGCCGACTCGTGGAAGTACCGTGGCAGCCAGTAGAACTGGCCGTCACCGACCCGAGGACCGGGCAGCGCGGGACCGTCCGCGTCGGCCCCAACGTGATCGTCGCGCACGGCCATTCGCGTGCCGTCCGGATCACCATCGAACGCGGCGGCAACGAGAGCCACCTCAGCATCAGCGGCGACACCCTCATGGGACTGCTGGTACAGCTGCCGGAGTTCCAGCGCATGTACGCCGACAACCCGCACAGCCCCTTCCTCCTGCTCATCTGCGGCACCGCCGAGGACGGCGCCCCGGTGCTCGAAGGGGCGGTGCAGGCGGCTCGGTACCTGTCGCTGCCCAACACCTTCATCGGCGCGGGCAGCGACATCGTCCTGTACAAGCAGACGAGCGGGCCGCTGCTGTCAGTGATGGACAACGCGGGTTTCACGATCAGCTCCCGCGTCCATGGCCACGAGGTCAAGAAGACCCACGCCCGCTACCCCGCAGCACCGTCGGCCGGGGACACCGGTCTCGGGAAACATTCGTACAGAGATCATCGGTGAGGACGACCATGTACCGGTCGGCGCGAGTCCGCTGCCCCGATCCTCGTACTCGGGGGTTGATTCTCGTACTCGGACGGTGAGGAACGTCGGAACGACGGCTCCCCGCTCCGGCCCCCGAGCACCGGTGACGGGCCCGCGCAGAGGCATCGGCGCGGGGGCGGGGCCGGGGCGCGAGGAGGAACGGGCGACCCGCCTGTGAGCGCGCTCAGCGACCGCGTGGCCGGAAACGCGGTGTTGCGGAAATTTTTCCGGTGTGGTCCGCGCATCGCCCGCGCCGCCCGCCCGCAGGGGCGTCCGAGCGGCCGGGGGTCACCGCCCCCGGCTGGGCGGAACGGGCCGTGGACGAGAGCCCGCACGCGGGGCGGATCCGTCCGCTGGGGAGCGGGCGCCCACGGGCGTCCGCGGCCGCGGTGAGCGGAATCGGGGGTGGAGCGGCGGGGGAGGGTCCGTGGCGGCGGCGCCCCCGGCCGGGGCCGCGTACGTCGCGCGGGGCGGGCGGCTTCGCGTACGGAAGAGGTGCCGCTCATTCCGGACACCGGCCCCGCCCCTCGTGCGGGACCGCCCACGAGGGGCGGAGGATAGGGGGCGAGACCCGGACAGATGGGGTCCGGGCGGGAGGGAACGCGTCATGGCAGGACGAGCGTTACCGCGCGGTGTGCGCGGCGTACTGGAACCGCTGTTCGGGGCCGACTTCGGTACGGTCCGTATCCATGAGTCGGCCCAGGGGCCGACGGGGGAAGCGGTCGCCTGTACACGGGGCGACGACATCTACTTCGCGCCGGGCGCCTACCGCCCGGACACCGCGCGAGGGCGCGAGATCCTCGGGCACGAGCTGGCACACGTACTCCAACAGCGTGCCGACCGCACCCGGTACCGCCCAGCCGCACCGGCACTGGAGGCCGAGGCGGTGCTGGCGGGCCGTACGATCGCCCGAGGCCGGCCGGTCGGCCTGCCCGGGGTGCGGAACGCGCTGACGGCGGTGGCACGGCCGGTCACCCAGTTCTATTCCGTGGTCGGTCCCGCCGACCGAGCGGCGCGGGAGGTAACCGTCGCGCGTCCCTCGTGGACAGCGGGCCGCTCCGGTGACGGGGACACCTTCGTCGGCCAGGACAAGCGCGCGGGCAGCAGCTCGTTCCTGCTGGCCGACGGGGCCCGTACGCATCTGGTCTCCACCGATCCGGCCACCGCGGTGCTACGGATCTCATCGAGCGGCAACATGGCCATCGAGCACTGCACGCTCAACACCCGCCAGCCCAAGGTGCTCTACCTGAGCGACACCGTCCTCGCGGACAGCAACGCGTGGCTGTCCCTGATCGGGTCCGCCTTCCGACTCGCCGCCGATGACGACGCCGGGCAGTCCCTCACCGTGCGGCGCACCGTGCTGCGGCGGGTCGTTCCCGTCCTCGTCGATCTCGATCATCCCCTGTCGGGGTTCCGGCTGAACGAACCCGACGCGGTCCAGAGCTGTGACATCTTCTCCCAGCAGATTCTGGGCAAGGTCGCCAACACCGCCATGGTCCCGGTGGGCGCACCGCCGACCGGCCCCGGTGGCAGCGTGGCCTTCGACTTCGCCAGGGAACTGCTGGAGCCCCGCCCGGCAGCCGTCGACTTCGCCGCGCCGGGAGCCGACCTCACCCGCGCCATGCGGGGCATCGCGATCCCCTACGGCAACGGCCTCACCGGAACAGCGGCCGACTGGTCCACCGACCTCCAGCGCCTGGGCGTCAACCAGTTCGCCGCGCCCCTGCCCGCCGAGG from Streptomyces tsukubensis encodes:
- a CDS encoding SDR family NAD(P)-dependent oxidoreductase produces the protein MTVQQIRDQVEVLLLAPMLITRAFLQPMREQGGGRIIQISSMGGQVGIPTHSSYHAGKWGLEGFTESVSREVSDFDIHLTLVEPGGTRTGFASALRYTAETAVYRDTAVGRIRRHLATADASTFTGDPARLAAVIYDTTRRPNPPLRLALGSDTYSAIHTALTERITALESQEELAASVAFTE
- a CDS encoding helix-turn-helix domain-containing protein → MDAKTPGRLTRRDQRAGGATYSERPALLPGAVLWTRGTAATVPEGTGNGTGTRTGTGYPVLPDGCMDLLWSDTGGLCVAGPDTVAHQGGEGDGVRWAGVRFFPGTAPAILGVPANEIRDRRVPLADLWPAARVRRLTGRMEAAHDMGAALEALAMDSADGAPPPDPLALAVVAALGTGHSVAATARETGVGLRLLHRRSVAAFGYGPKTLGRILRLQRALALVIKGTPYASAAHEAGYADQAHLARDVRDLTGMPLGELLRRRAEPEPEPGQGPTAPVRGTR
- a CDS encoding MarR family winged helix-turn-helix transcriptional regulator, which encodes MKNSGDPLPQGIEIGALSRIIRQHFADRIEQVIHPLGLTLGQWTVLRELKRTPGASASELARAAVHTPQAVSRLVRTLQEEGLVERSPARGRVVDNHLTAKGHKVMEETFLQIEARLAPALEKFDRANTEEFRRLSHLLIKALEDPA
- a CDS encoding DUF397 domain-containing protein, with product MEFPSLRWVKSSYSDNGGTCVEWAPEHAAMTGEFMVRDSKDPNGSYLTLTGEAFAALVTFAKSRG
- a CDS encoding MFS transporter, which codes for MPVPAAARATSESNARQKALPGWLVALLATSCGLTVANLYYAQPLLEMLRRTFQLQDSTAGLLITLTQLGYAAGMVFLVPLGDRVENSRLVSVLLTVTALAMAVGGLAPTFTVLLIAALVAGATSVVAQVLVPYAADLAPDHLRGAVVGKVMSGLLAGILLSRTVGSLLADVAGWRTVYLVSAALMAILALVLRRALPRRAPTSTDSYTALLRSTARLIRVHPRLRRRSVYHACMFAAFSAFWTTISYVLTAAPYDYSQLQVGLFAFVGAAGALVAPLAGRLADRGLAHRLTPVTCLVASATLVWAGLAAHQILVLAAAAVLLDCAVQCSLIFGQHTIYQLDADARARITSVYIATFFIGGAIGSQLGTFVHHWADWRAVTLTAAAFPLIAALAWTTDRSHTSGKHRAADTT
- a CDS encoding helix-turn-helix domain-containing protein; translation: MVNRKELDPESSPVAAYGAHVRRLREKHGWSQEELGERLGYSSQHISAVETGRKPPTLPFSRKIDIVFGTTDAADSFEREWREIRHGSLLEGFPQYVGNEGRAVEVRVFEVGIVPGLLQTPGYARVLADSAAQRGTITPEQADERVAFLTERQAALVRPRPPMVIVVMDESCIRRTVGGAKVMGNQLDRLVEFAELPNTMLQIAPFDIGERRTFNRPVNLLTLPDRSVLSYVESQTQGHLDREITSVVDLLTAYHQLQAVAASQTASVDMITQARKATQ
- a CDS encoding eCIS core domain-containing protein, with product MAGRALPRGVRGVLEPLFGADFGTVRIHESAQGPTGEAVACTRGDDIYFAPGAYRPDTARGREILGHELAHVLQQRADRTRYRPAAPALEAEAVLAGRTIARGRPVGLPGVRNALTAVARPVTQFYSVVGPADRAAREVTVARPSWTAGRSGDGDTFVGQDKRAGSSSFLLADGARTHLVSTDPATAVLRISSSGNMAIEHCTLNTRQPKVLYLSDTVLADSNAWLSLIGSAFRLAADDDAGQSLTVRRTVLRRVVPVLVDLDHPLSGFRLNEPDAVQSCDIFSQQILGKVANTAMVPVGAPPTGPGGSVAFDFARELLEPRPAAVDFAAPGADLTRAMRGIAIPYGNGLTGTAADWSTDLQRLGVNQFAAPLPAEVIATYSLTVFAEGVPPDPRPPTQTDYSRTEAGQPLVLPSDLVWGSHYAGVIARDGDDFVTMENYARSAEEPVAARQQLPGYFFQMYDSGRDAGARTWHVGMTTTPMVRIDGPVVPAPHRRATHTPASPGEKTFSNPLTYRSVLPVSHYEARATALYANAETVKDDHAALRNARTAQEQLAQALKGLRYAAVHLDAAKPRSGRKTRVDSWKVVTAAALAANTFPRNKPVLEHLSQRLERMTVS
- a CDS encoding TetR/AcrR family transcriptional regulator, with amino-acid sequence MSATPRRTRSDALQNRERLLEVAAQVFADQGLDTAPAVIAKRAGVGVGTLYRHFPTREVLVDAAYRRQLTDVCEKVGDLVDRYPAAEATRMWMEHFIRYATAKSGMSEALNAVIASGVDPYSDSRTLLTDAVATLLAAGAEDGTLRTGLAPDNVLLLMGGIAYSVQHGTTEQAGPIVDLFMDALTKDSPAAS